The nucleotide window ACAAAGGGTCGAAGAAGgcctccaccaccaccaactGGCCCCATACAGGAGCTCCGTTGCATGCGAACCCATCAATCTTGGCTGGGATTGGCACCTGTGCTTCAACCTTCACATCGGAGAACAAGGAGCCAAGAAGGAAGAGAAAGCACCCCCATTGTTCGAGCAGCTGCACCAACCTTCCCCATGTCTGTCTCCCTTTGCTCTACTTCGATCTCTTTGTTGGTGGTGGAAGGCAGACcactccttatatatatatatatggaggagAAAATTGAGAGCAAGGGAATGCTCAACAACTAGAAAAAGTCCATTTCTGACGTCCCTTTTGATCCATTTCTTTAGGATAAGATATTGATGTTTGGATCTCTTCAACTTATATATTTCGGTGAACTCAACAACTCTATTTGAGTTTGCTTTTAAAGATAGATATTAACACACATGATCTGAGTTGTATTATTTTTTcactaaaaaaaagaaatttactcCGTTCCAGTATTCAACAAAGTTCATCTGAGAGGAGCAGAAATATATGTTCTTTGTACTATACCAAAAACCAATAGCTTGTGGATCTTCGAAATCACATATTCCAAAGTTGAGGCTGAGACGCTTTGGAGCTCATGGATCATTAAAAGCCAGTGGAGAGGAAAAACAAAACAACATGTAAATGTCACTTGTGTTTTCTAATTTAAAAAGCACTTCAACCGAAAATACAGTGGTGATACGTCCGTCCAAAGTGACGGGTTTGTTATTCTAAGCCTAATTATACGATATTATTAGTATCATGATtttttacttaaaaaatttatattaagatacttatagttctaaaaataaaataaataattatatttatcctAATATCATTAGTTTTATTAACATGATCGataaaaaatatgaataaaaagataattttaatatatttttttagttttaataattatattaataaaaaaataattttaacaaaataaaattattagaattatctttttgttcattatttttatatcgATCTGATATCGTGTTATATTTTTGTTGTAGTTGATAATATTATAacaaatgagattatttatttaatttttaatactataaggatcataatataatttttttaaaatataaagatcgtaATGTTAAtatgataatatgtaattagcgacGATTCGGATAGGATGTGGTGGAGCTTTtgaaaacaaagaacaaaaacaaacagGGGTTTTGTTTTTAACACCATCTAAGCGTTGCCCTTTTagaaacaaagaaacaaaaacaaaaacacgcGAGAGGGCCCACAAATTAATGATCTCTTGTTCTCTAAAGATTAACAATAGAAACTACTGACCGAGAAAGAGGGTGCGAGAAGACGAGAGAATGGCAGCCGCTCTTTCTCTCAATGGTCCTGTCCTCTGCGGCAACCCATCGCCGAAGGGACCCGAGGCCGCGCGCCGGGCCGCGAGGCGGTGGCGGCGCAGCCGGTGGTGGGGGCCGGTGACCCTACCCCACCGGAGCTGCCCGGATCGCCGGCCGCCATCGGCTGGTTCGAGACCCGACGACTCTTCGGCCCCGTACGAGATGACGGTCGAGAGAGCGCTCAAGCTCCTCGGCGTGTCGGAAGACGCCTCCTTCGACGACATCCTCCGCGCCAAGAACGCCGTTCTCACGTTGTGCAAGGACGACATGGAAGCCGCCGCTCAGGTTGGGTGCTCTCTCGTGCAAGGACGACATGGAATTTGATATCGGTGACAATTTAATGCAGAGGATAATGTGACGAGAAATTATTTATGTTCAAGGAAGAGGGTAGATTTGGTCATGGCAAAACATTTTGCTTGTTAGGGTGGATTGGAGGCATAAATGGATTCCATTAGTCTCTCGATCGGTGGTAGATGACAATTTAGACAATTCCTTGCATTTATAGTTTTCCTATTAGCTTCTAGTTGTGGGTATGACCTACTTCATTGATTTACATGTTTCTTTGTAGGGTTTAAAAGGCTTAAGTGACGAGAAATTATTTATGTCCAAGGAAGAGGGTAGATTTGGTCATGGCGAAACAGTTTGCTTGTTAGGGTGGATTAGACCCATAAATGGATTCCATTAGTCTCTTGGTCTGTGGTAGATGACAATTTAGACAATTCCATGCATTTATAGTTTGCCTATTAGCTTCTAGTTGTAGGTATGATCGACTTCATTGATTTACATGTTTCTTTGTAGGGTTTAAAAGGCTTAAGTGACGAGAAATGATTTATGTTCAAGGAAGAGGGTAGATTTGGTCATGGCGAAACAGTTTGCTTGTTAGGGTGGACTGGACCCATAAATGGATTCCATTAGTCTCTTGGTCTGTGGTAGATTACAATTTAGACAATTCCTTGCATTTATAGTTTTCCTATTAGCTCCTAGTTGTGGGTATGACCGACTTCATTGATTTATATGATTGGTTTTTTTCATCTGCATGTCATTGATCCAATGGAGAACCTTAAGAGTACTTTTACCTTAATTCCATAACAGAAGCTTAATCCTACAGAACGACAGTTGCACTTTAAGGTTTCATTGCAAATGATCCTGCACTTTTGTTCCAATGCCAATTGGTTTTCTCCTGAAGTCATGTTATTTACTATGTTTCAGGTGGAAGCTGCATATGACATGTTGCTTATGCAGAGGTTGTCACAACGAAGAGCTGGCAAAGTTGCAAATGGTAACATCAGATATGCCGATATTAGAGCTAAAAGAAGTACAGGAACAAGTGCTTTGCCAGAGTGGCTTCAGAAGACAGTCAAGAACATTCCTGTCTCTGTTGAATCTCCATCTACCAACAGTTTGGGCATACAGGCAGGTGTTTATGGGGCTTTGATGGTCCTCACATTTGTTAGTGGCTCCTCTCCTGCTTCAGCAGGGCCATATACCGGAGCTGATGTTCCTGGGCTAATATTAGCTACAAGTTTTGGAGCTTCCTTGTACTTTTTGTCAAAGAAGAGAATCAACCTTGGTAAGTAGCTGCTATATTCTGATTTTCCTATTTTATTTTAGTTAAGTGTCATGTTACATGTTTCTTACTAAGAAGAACAGACAGACATGGGACACGAACATGACACAATATGGACATGGCAAcatgctaattttttttttcaataggaGATAGACATGACAAGGGCAcatgtattttttaatatatatgtgtatataatattcaattaacataagttttatagtatttatatttaaattttataaactcaacaatgtgaacaaataaatatcattatcatataagttaaaacaattaaaattatctaaatttacATATCCAAAATAGAGTACgtcaaataatatttaacaatatttagatataattgatatatgtttccttATGACAGACAATctccatatttttttttcttacgtGTGAGGGCCATGCGAGCGCAAAGCCGCACGCGAGTGTCCAACACATGTCAGACACAGACATGGACACGTCCACCAAAAGGATGTGTTCGTGCTTCTTAGGTTTCCAATGCAAAGAAACCATCTGGATAATGTTGCTTAAGATTTATGAGGATTATAGGAGCAAAGCCTTGAAGTGTAAGTGTCTCAAAGCTAGTAGAATGAAAGTGTGCATTATTGTTATCATATTTAGGAATAGGAGCTTAGGTATAATGGACAAAGACACAAAGGGCTTTGTTTATCTATATAAGACCTGTCACACAAGATATTGGAGAGAATATCTTGACACATACATAATGATAAGGGAGATGGATGGTCATCTTAAATTCTTCATGAGTGGCAGGCTGTAGATGCTCCTAGCAACAGAATAATAAACTATTACAGCCAGAAGGTCCACTGTTGAATGATGGCCCTAAGAAACAAGATGAATGTTACAGAAATGAGGATATGATGATGGATATTTGTTGATTTTAAGATGAAAGTCTGATAATCTATGAAGCTAACGAAATTTAGCTTATTTACGAAAGTGATGAATTGCCTTGGAAAGGCAAGGAGGGTAAATTGGGATAACTGTAAAAGGATTAAAATGGTTTTGATTGATTTGGAAAGTACATGTTTTCAATTGAATCATGACAGTTATGGTTTTGCAGCCAACTAAATATTCTGTATGTGCCATTCATTATAGAATGGTTCTAGATCAATAGTAGAACAAATAACTCGCCATCTAGCAAAAATTTGGTTACATGTAGTTTACTCCGGTGAATATAAAGCAGACTGCATTAGCAAACCTTCAAGATACACTAAGACCATGTAATAGGTGGATGCTTAGGATGTCAACCTTTTATCCATGGTGATTTTCCTCTCTGTTAGATAGGTTGCCAATGCATTTGAAAATTTAAATCATGCTGGTCTTATGTTTATTGTTTGCCAGCATATTTCTTTTTTCCATTTCTAAATGCAAAGTAACTTGTAATAATGTATTACCTACCGAACCTCGTAGAAGGCTTTGGTTATCCAGGTGATGCCACTGATTATGTCGTTATACGCCTTTGTCAGCTTCTCATGGCAATTTTAAAGCTGCTGCATCTTCTGAATCTAGAAATGAGGTTTATGAAATTTGTGTTGCAGGAAAAGCAGCGGTAATCACTATCGGGGGCCTTGTGGTGGGTGCGGTAATTGGATCAGCAGTGGAACAATGGTTGCAGGTCGATATAGTTCCTTTTTACGGCATTCATTCACCAGCTGTGATCGTGACCGAATTCATTCTCTTCTCACAGTTGTTGGTATCTCTGTATCTAAGGTAGGTGCAAAAGATGCTTCTGTGCTTTGTGATATATGAATTTATGAATCAATGATCAAATGGCACTTGATAATTCAATCTGCCTTGCACAATTTTACTGAGTTTTTattctcctttttattttattttttttattcatgacAAATGATTATTATACATCAATGATGATTATTGAAGATATTCCAAAAAGAATTTGAGTGGTTGTATCATATAAAAGACTTGTTTTGCATTAGAGATTGTACTTAACCAAGTTTATGGTGATTTAAATTAGTCATATCTTGATATAATTTTAGTTAATATAATTAAGGATCCATAACTACGAGACTCATGTGGAAATAGAAATAACAtcgtaaaatcattttcaaagattTTTTTAGACTTTCGAAGCTTGCCTTGATTTGTTTTTGTGTATTAATGTTGCTCATCTATTGGGTTAGTATTTTGTTGCATTGATGATGATTATAACTATTGATGATGGTATTAAATCATTTTTAATTACATATGTTGTAATGGAAATTTAAAGTAAAAAATTTATTGGAGTGGTTTTTTGAAACAAATCAACTAAATGAGCTATGATTAATTCTTCCACCTTTAATATCTATAGTCAATTCGCTCCATCGTGATGCTTTTATCTACTTGTCTGAGACTACTTACTATCAAGTCTCCTAAAAACCTTCTAAATCTATGAGTTATCTGCTTCAGGAATCCAATCTTTCTTCATGACAAGATCGAGAAGAGGGGATCACTGTCCAAAATGAACTAATATATCTCATAAAATGAGTAGAGACACAAATCACAATCCACAAGGATGTGTGACAACAAAACGTAAGTAACAATACGCAGAAGAACCGTGGAGTATCGATATACTACTACTGATACATCTCACTCGAGTCTAGGAATTTACAGAGGGAGAGGAACCTAGATATCCCTTCTGCAGAGCGGACATGATCCGTGCCTGATGAGCCAAGCATCGATGCACGGCAAATGGAACATGTGGTGACAATGGGGTAATCTCCTCACTGTTTCTCCAACTTGCAAGTCCTGAAACCAAAATGTCAATGATCATTCAACCCATTGGCCGGATTGCAACAAGTTGCATCGACGGGAAACACTAACCTGTAGGCACACCGAGCAGCAGAGACTCTCCCCTGCAGCTTCAAGATTCTCGGCGGTGATGTTGGTCTTTGGGAGATTCTCCACCGTATCCATCGCCAGTCCTCCGGTACTATCGGTCGCAAAAAGATCGAAATTCTCTATGGAAGGTAGATCGGCAGCACTCATCTGCACTCGAGCAACATCGAAGAACGAGATTAGTATCCATCGACATGGTCAGCTTCTGGATCGCTGCAGCTCGGTGAGGAGCAGGTACCTGACTCTGTACTGCGCTCTGCATCGCTGGGTCGACCTTTTCCCGGACAATTCTTCCGCTCAAGAGGCTACAGAGTATGTCGATCTGCATAAGACCCGGTCCGGTCAGTTGACGTGATGATTCGATGGTTCTACGACAAACCTCTCCGTAAAAGAACTCGAGACTCACCACATAGAGAAGGCTCCAAATTCCGGACTCCCTGGAGTTCCACAGATCGAGAGATGATTCGACAGCTTCGATAGCGAAAACCGCCCCGGAGATAGCTCCGATTCCAGCTCCTCGCAGTAAGCCGCTCTCGGTGGCTAGGCCGATGAGAGCTCCTGTGATCGCCCCTACCAGCGAACCAACTGCACACGCCATGAAGCCGAATTAAAAGATCTAAGACTTGGTATGAGTAGATCATGCGATGTTGAGGTTGAGCATACGAAGAAGCGTAGGAAAAAAAATACCAACCTGCTGCAAAGACACAGGTGAGGGTGGCACAGATGACCCTTTCGATTATTTTAGAGGCCGTGCCCCGGTTGCTTCTGCTCTGACTCCCTCGCCTGGCAGAGGAAGAAGGAgacgaagaagagaaggaagaagatcgAAAGGATGAAGAAGGAGACCGAGAGAAGACATCCATGGCGTCCCGTTGCAGAGCAGCTCCCGAGGGATCTTGTGATATAGTGGTGGTGATAGGGAGGGGATGCTTAACGActaagagaaagaagaggagggaggggaaggagaggaagggaggaggaaaaAGGCGAGTCGAGCAATTAATGTTGTGACGTGTTCGTCGTTGACTCTATCGACCGTCCCGTTGCCTGCCGCTGTGCGAGTCGTAGTCGTCGTTTCTCAGACGCACCGAGTCGGTCAAACCACGCTTCCGAGTTGGACTTTCATCACAGTTTTTGAATGAATCAATGAATGCAACGCGATCCTAAATTTACTATTACAACTAAATTTTGACATCGAATTCGATTATTGGGCTCCGATGGGCCTCAAAGCCCGACAAACTGCGGCCCGAGCCCTTTTCTACAGCGAGGTAGGTGGCATAAGGGCATTAGGGGAATTACAACTTGTGGATCATGAAGGGATTTCTGATGACCATATGTGTAGTAACTTAGAGACAACTTAGATACCATACGTGCTTTATATCTAGTAATCGATCCATCTTAGTTTCGTTTACTCTAAAAGATTCGCTTACATCCAAATATTTTGTATAGGGTTGGATGGTACAAGAATTCATATGACACTATAAAGTAAAGCATCATATTTATGATAGATGACTTTATATCAATGAGAGGATTTTTGAGCTTAGATGTTATTTATGAGTTCTATAGGCTCAAGTAAATAACTAGTGGTGGTGTGGATATCAAGGATGTAAtatgatttatatatattatttttggagCATATTATCATGTGATGTTTAAGCTCGGTGGGATGATTAGGTTGTATTGATAACATGTGAGTTTGTGATAAATTAGTGATATATACTTGATTAGGTTGATACACAATGGTGTCCCTTGACTATGGAGAATACAAGGGTATCACTTATGGTATGAAGGATGTAGCTGCAATTGATGATGTAGAGTGGTTTAGTGAATAGGTGAATGAGAGAGTTATATAGTAGCAATAGGATGAAGTATAGTGATGTTGAACaggaataatattataataacgaTCTAAAGGAGAATTATTGGTTGAGCTAGGGCACATAGAAGTATCATGAATCAGTCTTAAGGAAGTTTGTTGTACACCCATATGCACCCAATGATGGATAGATATGGTGGTGGCTCTCATCTCGGAAggaaaaaaattagatttaacaAATATAACATGGTGTGACACATATCTTGTGAGTTAAAGGATCAAAACATCGAAAaaaattatgttcaagagagtatctaATGAAAATATACGGTTTAAATTTTAGTTCTAACTTGTATCATGTATATGGTTGAAGCTAGGgatatcataaataatcaaatactTTTAATTTATGAAGCTTGTGAGGcttctaaaataattatttaaattataactAAAGTTATAGGTTTAAGGTGGGTATATAATTGATGAGATAGATAGTCATTTGAATGGGTGTTGATCAAAAACTAAAATGGCATATAGGCTTGGTGAAAGAGGGTGATGCTAGTTTTAACTAGgtgtaagtatttttttttttttttttatggaaccAACAAGCTAGAGTGTGTATggtggtgacttaaggtgttataTATTATTGATTGAGAGGTAAGTTGTTAAGACTTGATATTTACATCCTTTATAAGAATAGATTGATTTAATGGTGGACTAAAAGAAGTTTTTTACGATCTTTCTAAAATAagtaaaaatttaagaaattttatatttatatttgagaGGATATATCTAATTGTAAttagtaaaataatatatacaaataacataaaatttaaaaatatcaaaggaaataattcataaaaataacataaataattaGTGGAGGTAAGCTTTACTTACAAATAATATTGGATATCTAGTAAGCCCTTGGATTATTAGATCTTTTGGGTAAGACCCAATGAGATTAAATAGAGATTATTGAATATAGatctattaatctaagaggcttgggtaattagagAGAGGTCTAGTACCCAATAGAACAAGATCTATTAGGTTTAAGTGTcaaaacctctataaataagaggggtcAAAAGGTGGCATAGGTTAGTCTCCTCTTAGCCACCCTTCCTATtatcctccctctcctctcctccttagCCGACAACCCTAGTTTAGAGTACATGGATAACAAAAAAGGCTAGCCTCTTCTTGATCACGGTACAACCTTATGGTGTGCATGGAGAGAAAGATTGTACAATGACTATGAGACTAGTTATCTTCATCATGTGGATgaatatatagtacaccagtttaTCTAGCTATCTCGATAtttttctcgagtaacctatgactaggaatatttatgatttgtgtttATAGGcgaatttattttattatcatgattttatcatgatccaatttctattacatagatccaatgacatcatatgcaataaacaaCATAaagtgaaatatatcaataataataataagcaaaaagatcgtGAAACatatcacatatgtcatcactcatgtgaatgACTTGTATAGTACTTATGACTAACAATAAGGACTCAACGAGGATACATGATATTATTAGTAGATTATAAatcttctttcatttctttttaatCCATATTAGTTCTTCTTGTAGATCAACATCTTTTAGCTTTCGTATCCGATGCGCTTGTAGATAAGATAAAGACTTTCTCGACGATGTATTTGTAgatcaaataaagattttctgAATGACATTAAAAAAGTACGTGTAAATTTAATCAATCGTAATttaatttgatattaaaattttttgtataataatagtataatcataattttttatgcttatacaataaaaataaaaaaaaataaaattactaaAATCAAAACTATGAAATGATATGATTTCAAgagaataaaattattttacttAATTGAGTAGAACTTGGCCAGCGTTAAGACTCGAAGTCCACCACGTAATGAACGTGTAGTAAAGCCGGCCGTCCTCGATGTGTTCTTGCAGGAGCTAAAATTCGTCATTATTGATAAATAACACTATTGTTGCAAGATCACGATAAGAGAGGGATTATCTCATAATAAAAAGTGATTCAAAACAATTGATACATACTCTTCCTAACCACAACAACATTCCAAAGTTTTCTTTTGCAGAGACAATACATCTCCTGGCAACCCGTTTAAACGTTTCATGAGGTAATCTAATCTCTGTTTtctcaaccaaaaaaaaaaaaaaaaaaatccaaataaaaATGTTTGGCTTCTGCTTCTTTCATATTTTGGATGTAAAACATACGTATAGAATTGGGGAGTCAGCGAGTCATCTTATCCGTCTGCATCATGatgtgatctaatatgtgttttctcacaaaaaaaaaaaaaaaaaacaaaaacaaaaacaaaacaaatccAAACAACGTTTGGCTTCTGCTTCTTCTATATTTTGGATTATGCATGGAGTATTAAATCACTTGGGCTTTGCCCAACGTCAACCAAAACACAGATGGCATATGAAGTATGAGGATGAGACTCGctcttttgtgctgtgagaagctCCTCCATTCCTTTCTGGGTTGGACTTTTAATGCatccatgtatatatattattatattaaatgacaaCAAGCCACCATGATCACCTAATCCAacattatatatacacacacatatataattaTAACTGATCCCCAATGATTATAAAATGTACTTTTACGTTTCGATTCTTTCAAGTTTTTAATAAGGTATATTTGCCCCTCCAAATCTTaatgtatatgtatgcatatcCCTCCAATTTTAGTGTATAATTGAATCCATACATTTctttcaatttgagaggaatctgAAACTGGTCAAACACTGTCCTTGTTTCCTGAAGATAGTTTCAGGGTCTGTGGATGGCCGAAACAAACACGATGGTCATGTTTTCCAAGGCTCGCGACAAGTTTTGTATCGGAGAAGAAGAACCTTCATTCTCCGCTTGGAAATTTCCAGGAAAAAGGGAATCGAGAGATTGACTCTTAACAACACGAGACGACTCGCGACAGGGAAGACCAGGAATTGCTTGTGGTCCGTGGAACAAAGCTAAGTCCGATCTCACAACAGAGATCGACTGTTGGGAGTTACGTCATATTAATCCGGTAAGATTGTTTGATTACTAACTCCCTAACGGTGAcgttgttggtgaacaaatgtaccGTAGCTGGTGAGTCAACACGACTAGGTccatgggtcgatgtcgggagttctcCGTTGGCTGAGCTGGACGTCGAGATAGGTCGAACCTTCGCGACGGGGTGTTGGTCAATGTTTTTTGGTCCAAGCATCGTCTGCGTCGAGCTGTGTCTCTCCGTTCCCGGGATAGGTGACAGCTCGCCCTCCTTTACCGGGTGGTGATTTCCGGGTCGAGGCACTCGTGGCTCGGGATGATCGCTTTCCTGCAAAAAagaccttcgtcgggtgattcctgACTTTAGCCCCTTCGATGAGCGAGTCAATTGTCTCCCTTTTGTTTTTTCCCCTTGTTGGGAGCCAGGATAGAGGTCTTTATACTGTCGTGAAAGGATCGACCGTACATGGATTGGCATGGTGGAAATAGTACGACACCAGTACGGATTCTGGCTCGGCGTACGGGTGTTATCGTTCCGGGATTGTCGGGACCAAGTGTGTCGAACATTGTCTTAGGGGTACGAGTTCTGACGTGGCGTGTGGTTTTAGCTATGACGTATCCCGGGGGTAAAAAATGCCCTATCAGAcgtgatatttgatttttttttttatgtctcgTACTCATGATGATAATATGTTAATCTTTATTAGAATATTGAAATGATCGACTTGAGAGGGTTTACATACGCAAATATATTAAAAGCAGTTTCCTGTGTTGGCGCAAGCAGCGGGGGccgtaagaagaagaagaagaagaagaagagcaaacgTAAGCGTAATTGCCTCTTTCGACTGCCGTTCTCCCGGAGGGGGGACCCACTGATTCGATCAACCGCGAGGTTGCAAACAGCGAACACCATCGTGACTTGGGCCCCGCCACAGATTTCACATGAGGAGACACCAAGCTGCACCCGTTTTCTCACCGTGCTCAGTGGGTACCGAAACTGAGCGGGTCCCGCAGGAGCCCGAGAACAACGCCCCCTCACGACTCCCCAGAACCCTCGGGCTTGGCGGCCGGGAATTTGACCTACGCGAGGCGAGCACTACCCACGCGTCTTCGCCACGCATCTCTCTCGCTCGATCTCCCGTCGTTGCGTTTTatcgctcctcctcctccactttaTATATACCCTCGCCCTCGCCGTCTCCTGTGCTCCCAATTCCTCGGCATCAACTGCATATTTACACAACTATCTAGCAATGGCGGGGGTTTTCCTCGCACGCTCCGCCTctcgcctctcctcctcctccgcgctCTCCCGGTCCGCTTACCTCCTCCCCtcgctctcctcttcctctcccgcTCCGCCGCCCTCGAACCCTAGCCCCCGTTCTGCTACCGCCTTTCCGCCGCCAGCCCGCCATCTTGCCGATTTACGGTCTCCGATCAGCCACCGCGCCCTCGTCCGCTCTTCCGCCGCCGTCGCGGACCGATTTGAACGCCGGTTCGCCACCATGGGTATCCTTCTCCCTCCGGGATTTTCCTTTCCACACCGGTCTTGATCCGGATCCGATCTGATCTTCTTGGTTTTTTCGGAATTGTGTAGCCTCGAAGAACTCGTACGAGAGCATCTTGACGACGCTTTCGAAGCCGGGAGGTGGGGACTTTGGGAAGTACTACTGCTTGCCGGCGCTAACTGACCCCAGGATCGGTAAGGGCTTCGGTTGCTCGCAGTGGGGTTTCGATGTTTTCTAGTGTTGCTGAAATGATGATGATCATTGTGGTCGTCGTGGTTGTTTAGATCGGCTGCCGTACTCGATAAGGATTCTTTTGGAGTCGGCAATTCGGAACTGTGATGAGTTCCAGGTGACTGGGAAGGATGTGGAAAAGATCTTGGACTGGGAGAACACCTCGCCTAAGCAAGTTGAGATTCCCTTCA belongs to Musa acuminata AAA Group cultivar baxijiao chromosome BXJ1-11, Cavendish_Baxijiao_AAA, whole genome shotgun sequence and includes:
- the LOC103970118 gene encoding protein CHAPERONE-LIKE PROTEIN OF POR1, chloroplastic-like isoform X1: MAAALSLNGPVLCGNPSPKGPEAARRAARRWRRSRWWGPVTLPHRSCPDRRPPSAGSRPDDSSAPYEMTVERALKLLGVSEDASFDDILRAKNAVLTLCKDDMEAAAQVEAAYDMLLMQRLSQRRAGKVANGNIRYADIRAKRSTGTSALPEWLQKTVKNIPVSVESPSTNSLGIQAGVYGALMVLTFVSGSSPASAGPYTGADVPGLILATSFGASLYFLSKKRINLGKAAVITIGGLVVGAVIGSAVEQWLQVDIVPFYGIHSPAVIVTEFILFSQLLVSLYLRNPIFLHDKIEKRGSLSKMN
- the LOC103970118 gene encoding protein CHAPERONE-LIKE PROTEIN OF POR1, chloroplastic-like isoform X2, with product MAAALSLNGPVLCGNPSPKGPEAARRAARRWRRSRWWGPVTLPHRSCPDRRPPSAGSRPDDSSAPYEMTVERALKLLGVSEDASFDDILRAKNAVLTLCKDDMEAAAQVEAAYDMLLMQRLSQRRAGKVANGNIRYADIRAKRSTGTSALPEWLQKTVKNIPVSVESPSTNSLGIQAGVYGALMVLTFVSGSSPASAGPYTGADVPGLILATSFGASLYFLSKKRINLGKAAVITIGGLVVGAVIGSAVEQWLQVDIVPFYGIHSPAVIVTEFILFSQLLVSLYLR
- the LOC135596748 gene encoding NEP1-interacting protein 2-like gives rise to the protein MDVFSRSPSSSFRSSSFSSSSPSSSARRGSQSRSNRGTASKIIERVICATLTCVFAAVGSLVGAITGALIGLATESGLLRGAGIGAISGAVFAIEAVESSLDLWNSRESGIWSLLYVIDILCSLLSGRIVREKVDPAMQSAVQSQMSAADLPSIENFDLFATDSTGGLAMDTVENLPKTNITAENLEAAGESLCCSVCLQDLQVGETVRRLPHCHHMFHLPCIDAWLIRHGSCPLCRRDI